From Phyllopteryx taeniolatus isolate TA_2022b chromosome 18, UOR_Ptae_1.2, whole genome shotgun sequence, the proteins below share one genomic window:
- the syt14b gene encoding synaptotagmin-14b isoform X2, with amino-acid sequence MAFFKSFQQNLPSVNIASILDSVSSKVDDLANAVSDVTYAVSDQLTEQVNTIINKVQEEEDGEKESAQTFTVQDGKAGKRGVRPEMTSSSSKNNQSSDEVEADYAQSQLEWEWRDGCWRVKKTEAELAVEERRKKEEKELQEKREQRRKERREKRWEKAAVSTTNKEASQEGKEEDAETGEEASQGEDATQPSVRKEYDQPPLSSGPESERVSEQKEEQDERDEEERCSLAREGDDEEVPDAARTKVKKKKLDKKKEKAAEKMAKKEKGKKKSKKKDKCKQEAFLTDSEEDRDQEPVLQSNVTTLCSSTNKEATEQDGYTSEASSERASSIQKIKKAPLLTEGQPPPYQDRVSVARVSSSLSRLRRGSSPHGCSSEASVDQDTESYLNKDCEEDIPSDSTAVVGPEDSSGPLPPSAYEPEPLAKYGTLDVAFEYDSNEHWLAVTVTAATDIPALKQTGNISWQVHLVLLPTKKQRAKTGVQKGPCPVFTETFKFSRVEKEALSDCAVRFRLYSIRRMKKEKVLGEKVFHLTKLNLQGKIALPVTLEPGSELTGCGSVVSVSRSAGGVSYRSTEDSPPPEILLGLVYNSATGHLSAEVIQGSHFKITASDKPVNTYVTLTMLDSKGKEMSKFKTAVCRGQPSPAYKETFVFQVALFQLSDVSLVLSVFCRRSTMRPRERLGWVSLGHSSTGEEQLAHWTEMKEAEGQQVRQWHTLTDTKDLIY; translated from the exons ATGGCCTTCTTCAAGAGCTTTCAGCAGAACCTCCCATCCGTCAACATTGCTTCCATCTTGGACTCGGTCAGCAGCAAAGTGGACGACCTGGCAAACGCCGTCAGCGACGTCACGTACGCCGTCAGCGACCAGTTGACCGAGCAGGTCAACACCATCATCAACAAGgtccaggaggaggaggacggagAAAAGGAGTCGGCGCAGACGTTCACTGTGCAGGACGGGAAAGCTGGGAAGAGAGGCGTGCGGCCAGAAATGACAAGTTCAAGCtctaaaaataatcaaagtAGCGACGAGGTCGAAGCGGACTACGCGCAAAGCCAGCTGGAGTGGGAATGGAGGGACGGATGCTGGCGGGTGAAGAAGACGGAAGCCGAGTTAGCGGTGGaagagaggaggaagaaggaggAGAAAGAGTTGCAGGAGAAGAGGGAGCAGAGGAGGAAAGAGAGGAGGGAGAAGCGCTGGGAGAAGGCCGCCGTGTCTACGACCAACAAAGAGGCTTCCCAAGAGGGAAAGGAAGAGGATGCAGAAACAGGCGAAGAAGCGAGTCAAGGCGAAGACGCAACTCAGCCCAGCGTACGGAAAGAATATGACCAACCTCCTCTGTCATCGGGCCCTGAAAGTGAGAGGGTATCCGAACAGAAGGAGGAACAGGATGAGCGAGATGAGGAGGAAAGGTGCAGCCTGGCGAGAGAAGGCGATGACGAGGAAGTGCCGGACGCCGCGAGAactaaagtaaaaaagaaaaagctggaTAAAAAGAAGGAGAAAGCCGCTGAGAAAATGGCAAAGAAGGAAAAAGGCAAGAAGAAGagcaaaaagaaagacaaatgcAAGCAAG AGGCGTTTTTGACAGACAGTGAAGAGGACAGAGATCAAGAGCCTGTGCTCCAGTCCAACGTGACTACATTGTGCAGCAGCACAAACAAGGAGGCCACAGAGCAGGATGGCTACACCAGCGAGGCCTCCAGTGAACGTG CCAGCAGCATCCAGAAGATAAAGAAAGCGCCTTTGCTCACGGAGGGCCAGCCCCCTCCCTACCAGGACCGGGTCTCGGTGGCCCGCGTGTCCTCCTCCCTCTCCCGACTCCGCAGGGGGTCTTCCCCTCACGGCTGCTCCAGTGAGGCGAGCGTGGACCAAGACACGGAGAGCTACCTCAACAAAGACTGCGAGGAGGACATACCCAGTGACAGCACCGCTGTGGTGGGGCCTGAG GACAGTTCAGGTCCACTACCCCCCTCAGCCTACGAGCCGGAGCCCCTAGCCAAGTACGGGACACTGGATGTGGCCTTTGAGTACGACTCCAACGAGCATTGGCTGGCCGTCACGGTCACCGCAGCAACGGACATCCCCGCTCTCAAACAGACGGGCAACATCTCGTGGCAAGTCCACCTCGTCCTGCTGCCCACCAAGAAGCAGCGGGCCAAGACGGGCGTCCAGAAGGGCCCGTGCCCGGTCTTCACCGAGACGTTTAAGttctccagagtggaaaaggaGGCGCTGAGCGACTGCGCCGTTCGATTTCGCTTGTACAGCATCAGACGGATGAAAAAAGAGAAGGTCCTGGGCGAGAAGGTGTTCCACCTCACTAAGCTCAACCTTCAGGGGAAAATCGCTCTGCCTGTCACCCTGGAGCCTGGCTCGGAACTTACA GGTTGCGGCTCGGTGGTGAGCGTGTCCCGCAGCGCAGGAGGCGTGTCCTACCGCTCCACCGAGGATTCGCCCCCGCCGGAGATCCTTCTGGGCCTTGTGTACAACTCTGCCACAGGACATCTATCCGCCGAGGTGATCCAGGGGAGCCACTTCAAAATCACGGCATCCGATAAACCCGTCA ACACATATGTGACGCTGACCATGCTGGACTCCAAGGGGAAGGAGATGTCTAAGTTCAAGACAGCCGTGTGTCGTGGGCAGCCCAGCCCCGCCTACAAAGAGACCTTCGTCTTCCAGGTGGCACTCTTCCAGCTGTCCGACGTGTCGCTGGTGCTGTCTGTGTTCTGCCGCCGCAGCACCATGAGGCCTCGGGAACGCCTGGGCTGGGTCTCCTTGGGCCACAGCAGCACTGGCGAGGAGCAACTGGCCCACTGGACCGAGATGAAAGAGGCTGAGGGCCAGCAGGTGCGTCAGTGGCACACGCTCACTGACACAAAGgacctgatttactaa
- the syt14b gene encoding synaptotagmin-14b isoform X1: MAFFKSFQQNLPSVNIASILDSVSSKVDDLANAVSDVTYAVSDQLTEQVNTIINKVQEEEDGEKESAQTFTVQDGKAGKRGVRPEMTSSSSKNNQSSDEVEADYAQSQLEWEWRDGCWRVKKTEAELAVEERRKKEEKELQEKREQRRKERREKRWEKAAVSTTNKEASQEGKEEDAETGEEASQGEDATQPSVRKEYDQPPLSSGPESERVSEQKEEQDERDEEERCSLAREGDDEEVPDAARTKVKKKKLDKKKEKAAEKMAKKEKGKKKSKKKDKCKQEAFLTDSEEDRDQEPVLQSNVTTLCSSTNKEATEQDGYTSEASSERASSIQKIKKAPLLTEGQPPPYQDRVSVARVSSSLSRLRRGSSPHGCSSEASVDQDTESYLNKDCEEDIPSDSTAVVGPEDSSGPLPPSAYEPEPLAKYGTLDVAFEYDSNEHWLAVTVTAATDIPALKQTGNISWQVHLVLLPTKKQRAKTGVQKGPCPVFTETFKFSRVEKEALSDCAVRFRLYSIRRMKKEKVLGEKVFHLTKLNLQGKIALPVTLEPGSELTGCGSVVSVSRSAGGVSYRSTEDSPPPEILLGLVYNSATGHLSAEVIQGSHFKITASDKPVNGLFCCIKHFVGGQLYIMRDTYVTLTMLDSKGKEMSKFKTAVCRGQPSPAYKETFVFQVALFQLSDVSLVLSVFCRRSTMRPRERLGWVSLGHSSTGEEQLAHWTEMKEAEGQQVRQWHTLTDTKDLIY; the protein is encoded by the exons ATGGCCTTCTTCAAGAGCTTTCAGCAGAACCTCCCATCCGTCAACATTGCTTCCATCTTGGACTCGGTCAGCAGCAAAGTGGACGACCTGGCAAACGCCGTCAGCGACGTCACGTACGCCGTCAGCGACCAGTTGACCGAGCAGGTCAACACCATCATCAACAAGgtccaggaggaggaggacggagAAAAGGAGTCGGCGCAGACGTTCACTGTGCAGGACGGGAAAGCTGGGAAGAGAGGCGTGCGGCCAGAAATGACAAGTTCAAGCtctaaaaataatcaaagtAGCGACGAGGTCGAAGCGGACTACGCGCAAAGCCAGCTGGAGTGGGAATGGAGGGACGGATGCTGGCGGGTGAAGAAGACGGAAGCCGAGTTAGCGGTGGaagagaggaggaagaaggaggAGAAAGAGTTGCAGGAGAAGAGGGAGCAGAGGAGGAAAGAGAGGAGGGAGAAGCGCTGGGAGAAGGCCGCCGTGTCTACGACCAACAAAGAGGCTTCCCAAGAGGGAAAGGAAGAGGATGCAGAAACAGGCGAAGAAGCGAGTCAAGGCGAAGACGCAACTCAGCCCAGCGTACGGAAAGAATATGACCAACCTCCTCTGTCATCGGGCCCTGAAAGTGAGAGGGTATCCGAACAGAAGGAGGAACAGGATGAGCGAGATGAGGAGGAAAGGTGCAGCCTGGCGAGAGAAGGCGATGACGAGGAAGTGCCGGACGCCGCGAGAactaaagtaaaaaagaaaaagctggaTAAAAAGAAGGAGAAAGCCGCTGAGAAAATGGCAAAGAAGGAAAAAGGCAAGAAGAAGagcaaaaagaaagacaaatgcAAGCAAG AGGCGTTTTTGACAGACAGTGAAGAGGACAGAGATCAAGAGCCTGTGCTCCAGTCCAACGTGACTACATTGTGCAGCAGCACAAACAAGGAGGCCACAGAGCAGGATGGCTACACCAGCGAGGCCTCCAGTGAACGTG CCAGCAGCATCCAGAAGATAAAGAAAGCGCCTTTGCTCACGGAGGGCCAGCCCCCTCCCTACCAGGACCGGGTCTCGGTGGCCCGCGTGTCCTCCTCCCTCTCCCGACTCCGCAGGGGGTCTTCCCCTCACGGCTGCTCCAGTGAGGCGAGCGTGGACCAAGACACGGAGAGCTACCTCAACAAAGACTGCGAGGAGGACATACCCAGTGACAGCACCGCTGTGGTGGGGCCTGAG GACAGTTCAGGTCCACTACCCCCCTCAGCCTACGAGCCGGAGCCCCTAGCCAAGTACGGGACACTGGATGTGGCCTTTGAGTACGACTCCAACGAGCATTGGCTGGCCGTCACGGTCACCGCAGCAACGGACATCCCCGCTCTCAAACAGACGGGCAACATCTCGTGGCAAGTCCACCTCGTCCTGCTGCCCACCAAGAAGCAGCGGGCCAAGACGGGCGTCCAGAAGGGCCCGTGCCCGGTCTTCACCGAGACGTTTAAGttctccagagtggaaaaggaGGCGCTGAGCGACTGCGCCGTTCGATTTCGCTTGTACAGCATCAGACGGATGAAAAAAGAGAAGGTCCTGGGCGAGAAGGTGTTCCACCTCACTAAGCTCAACCTTCAGGGGAAAATCGCTCTGCCTGTCACCCTGGAGCCTGGCTCGGAACTTACA GGTTGCGGCTCGGTGGTGAGCGTGTCCCGCAGCGCAGGAGGCGTGTCCTACCGCTCCACCGAGGATTCGCCCCCGCCGGAGATCCTTCTGGGCCTTGTGTACAACTCTGCCACAGGACATCTATCCGCCGAGGTGATCCAGGGGAGCCACTTCAAAATCACGGCATCCGATAAACCCGTCA ATGGTCTCTTTTGTTGTATAAAGCATTTCGTTGGGGGACAACTTTATATCATGAGAG ACACATATGTGACGCTGACCATGCTGGACTCCAAGGGGAAGGAGATGTCTAAGTTCAAGACAGCCGTGTGTCGTGGGCAGCCCAGCCCCGCCTACAAAGAGACCTTCGTCTTCCAGGTGGCACTCTTCCAGCTGTCCGACGTGTCGCTGGTGCTGTCTGTGTTCTGCCGCCGCAGCACCATGAGGCCTCGGGAACGCCTGGGCTGGGTCTCCTTGGGCCACAGCAGCACTGGCGAGGAGCAACTGGCCCACTGGACCGAGATGAAAGAGGCTGAGGGCCAGCAGGTGCGTCAGTGGCACACGCTCACTGACACAAAGgacctgatttactaa